In Hydractinia symbiolongicarpus strain clone_291-10 chromosome 13, HSymV2.1, whole genome shotgun sequence, a single genomic region encodes these proteins:
- the LOC130623764 gene encoding uncharacterized protein LOC130623764 — protein MKAIIIFAFVAFLLHHDASKYATASIINKMEKVIGAGDSIFGGYHRAKAATEAYGKLIRGENDAAKTALKQALTTLLVLDMGSLIPVSTQDIVESFVKNRAFSATKTAIRSYNAQLLSKAQEAARYRNHPQPKTYKRMIALESSLEDMKSQKLSAFTKEIKAIKTTDPQLYKKLGKAKKWLKIGGKVGKALGPLLDVISIGVNVWALTTSEPGSADYTSAAISIAAGVIGVVGFFAALALAAPVIGTVAAITGAILGIVATLIPYFQSSPPRYTVAMALEDKFKDVVTYRTKALEMSQSAVSFLKKTESHDWDYCYVMAQTNIVRWKVTVDGRSHDLVQQTAGSFFDRVLPKELNNVEFGDFNLMFRGANALRNPYTDNKNNAFLHCLPYKGKANVNGVLQYATRDLPDGAHTCKERQSHRGRRNLEKIGFDFVGLKNDRTQEHKKGLIVLCLTNYVNAVSESFRGLDVRTETSRTPVSHRNGDDVVLLDDMRKLRSGKKIKVSTGGGNDVLAVTHFLYPKERKRRYENRGDRTVSLLQADLGSGYDVLSFAGMSHSIGHLGRKIDKRDQSGRIFFNGIFYQVSDGKLGYRYFYRYIRKVVTIRFQFKLVTWPDWTHMKQNIGNVVGVKLFDSSPFDDLINLDLGENYEKDSKNVEDFAVINQRGFNRYTLTISESDNDGYIRKYVILDRSKYKPQVELTLPPGYRNNLVLKNDKILMLYGDDEDGARKQIFIMKMLDLKTTFNLKVNGRNVPLNSLPVSYTDGRLFKVNMNMASTSGTAQNDEVKLVCGAKSDLGNNQDISIDLGEGSKDTVVISTKYFIETCDIGEENNFEDGSENDVDYDVSMRLDATPPNPAIVLKSNNKEKRISLINVERITNDMGSTVVDLTHSGIGNIDLFEKYQQSMQFDSIAVTGITYVFQLKVNLK, from the coding sequence ATGAAAGCGATAATTATATTCGCTTTTGTTGCGTTTTTGCTGCATCACGATGCAAGTAAGTATGCTACAGCAagcataataaataaaatggaaAAGGTAATTGGAGCAGGGGATTCCATCTTTGGTGGTTATCACAGAGCAAAAGCCGCAACTGAAGCTTATGGAAAGTTGATTCGAGGAGAAAATGATGCTGCTAAAACTGCTTTAAAACAAGCCTTAACTACGTTGCTTGTTTTGGATATGGGCTCTCTTATCCCCGTCTCAACTCAAGATATTGTGGAAAGTTTTGTCAAGAACAGAGCCTTTTCCGCCACAAAAACAGCCATTCGAAGTTACAATGCCCAATTGTTAAGCAAAGCGCAAGAGGCTGCAAGGTACAGAAATCATCCACAGCCTAAAACTTATAAAAGAATGATTGCTCTGGAGTCATCTTTGGAAGATATGAAAAGTCAAAAACTCAGCGCGTTCACAAAAGAAATCAAAGCCATCAAAACAACCGACCCTCAATTGTATAAAAAACTTGGAAAGGCgaaaaaatggttaaaaattGGGGGAAAGGTTGGAAAAGCGCTTGGGCCTTTACTCGATGTAATATCAATTGGGGTAAATGTTTGGGCGTTAACCACATCCGAGCCTGGATCTGCTGATTACACGTCAGCAGCAATTAGCATTGCTGCTGGTGTTATTGGAGTTGTGGGCTTTTTTGCAGCCTTAGCGCTTGCGGCTCCAGTTATTGGGACAGTGGCAGCCATTACCGGCGCCATCCTTGGCATCGTAGCAACTTTAATACCTTACTTCCAAAGTTCACCTCCAAGGTATACTGTAGCAATGGCGTTAGAGGATAAATTTAAAGATGTTGTGACTTACAGAACAAAAGCATTAGAAATGTCGCAAAGTGCTGTTAGTTTTCTTAAGAAAACAGAATCTCATGACTGGGATTACTGTTATGTAATGGCTCAAACCAATATCGTTCGATGGAAAGTGACGGTTGATGGTCGATCACATGATCTCGTTCAACAAACAGCTGGAAGTTTTTTCGATAGAGTTCTGCCAAAAGAATTAAATAACGTGGAATTTGGTGACTTTAATCTAATGTTTCGTGGTGCAAATGCACTTAGAAACCCATACACTGATAACAAAAACAATGCGTTTCTGCATTGTCTACCGTATAAGGGAAAGGCAAATGTCAATGGCGTTTTACAGTATGCTACAAGAGATCTACCTGATGGAGCACACACTTGTAAGGAAAGACAAAGCCATAGGGGAAGAAGAAACTTAGAGAAAATTGGATTTGATTTTGTTGGTTTGAAAAACGATAGAACACAAGAACACAAGAAAGGATTGATAGTACTTTGTCTTACTAACTATGTCAACGCTGTTAGTGAAAGCTTTCGTGGTCTGGATGTAAGAACGGAAACTTCCAGGACACCAGTATCTCATCGAAACGGGGACGACGTGGTCCTGTTGGACGACATGCGCAAATTAAGATCGGGTAAAAAGATTAAAGTTTCAACTGGAGGAGGAAATGACGTGCTTGCtgttacacattttttatacccTAAAGAGAGAAAGAGAAGATACGAAAATCGAGGAGACCGCACAGTATCTTTGCTTCAGGCAGACCTTGGCTCTGGTTACGACGTTCTGTCATTTGCAGGAATGTCACACAGTATTGGACACTTAGGACGGAAGATTGATAAAAGGGACCAAAgcggaagaattttttttaacggaATATTTTATCAAGTAAGTGATGGGAAACTAGGATATCGATATTTTTATCGATACATACGAAAAGTGGTTACCATTCGATTTCAATTTAAGTTAGTCACTTGGCCCGATTGGACACACATGAAACAAAACATAGGAAACGTGGTCGGTGTTAAATTGTTTGATTCCAGTCCTTTCGATGATTTAATCAACTTGGATCTAGGAGAGAATTATGAAAAAGACAGTAAAAATGTTGAAGATTTTGCAGTCATTAATCAACGAGGATTTAACCGATACACATTAACCATCAGTGAATCTGATAACGATGGTTACATCAGAAAGTATGTGATCCTCGATAGAAGTAAGTACAAACCGCAAGTGGAACTGACCCTTCCACCTGGGTACCGAAATAACTTAGTTCTGAAGAATGATAAGATTCTAATGCTCTATGGAGATGACGAAGACGGAGCACGCAAACAAATTTTTATCATGAAAATGTTGGATCTGAAAAccacatttaatttaaaagtgAATGGCAGAAATGTCCCTTTAAACAGCCTACCAGTGTCTTACACGGATGGAAGATTATTTAAAGTAAACATGAATATGGCAAGTACATCAGGCACTGCACAAAACGATGAAGTTAAACTCGTGTGTGGCGCCAAAAGTGATTTGGGCAATAATCAGGATATATCTATTGATCTTGGAGAAGGGTCCAAAGACACAGTTGTTATTAGTACCAAATACTTCATTGAAACTTGTGATATTGGAGAAGAGAATAACTTTGAAGATGGCTCAGAAAATGATGTGGATTACGACGTCTCAATGAGACTTGATGCCACACCCCCAAACCCTGCAATCGTATTGAAAAGTAATAACAAGGAAAAGCGTATCTCTTTAATTAATGTTGAACGAATTACAAACGACATGGGAAGCACTGTGGTGGATTTGACGCATAGTGGAATTGGAAATATTGATCTGTTCGAGAAATACCAACAATCCATGCAATTTGACTCCATTGCTGTGACAGGTATTACTTATGTGTTCCAATTGAAGGTAAAcctaaaataa
- the LOC130623126 gene encoding uncharacterized protein LOC130623126, whose product MYFNALHNIFISIFMHVSNSFVKSCRQMILTKLLLYNVDILLDNAPFFGGRSNLVLKTNELHVEDSLTFKIVFKPEIRHSTLLVIGDIAKYIALVILQDGTLRVGTESNKLKAGHVLMGGWNTASFKLTAGKITVKLNGNSYEMNKPGEIPAFVDLTVGYISNINSFTNYEANIGVNKGFRGEVLEITFNKKNMGLHFGSTDYKSSAKMREYGTLNKNVVP is encoded by the exons ATGTATTTCAATGCCCTTCACAACATATTTATTTCCATATTTATGCACGTTTCCAATTCCTTTGTAAAAAGTTGCCGTCAAA TGATATTGACTAAACTTTTATTATATAATGTTGATATTCTTTTAGACAATGCTCCTTTTTTTGGTGGTAGATCAAATTTGGTTTTAAAAACCAATGAATTGCATGTGGAGGATTCGCTAacgtttaaaattgttttcaagcCGGAGATTCGTCATTCAACCTTGTTGGTGATCGGTGATATTGCGAAATACATAGCATTGGTGATATTGCAAGATGGTACTTTGCGTGTTGG CACTGAAAGCAACAAACTAAAAGCTGGACATGTCTTAATGGGTGGTTGGAACACAGCATCATTTAAACTCACAGCTGGTAAAATCACTGTCAAATTAAATGGTAACAGTTATGAAATGAACAAGCCTGGTGAAATACCAGCCTTTGTTGATTTAACGGTTGGTTATATCAGTAACATTAACAG TTTCACAAATTATGAAGCAAACATTGGCGTTAACAAAGGATTTAGAGGGGAAGTGTTGGAGATCACGTTCAACAAGAAGAATATGGGTTTGCATTTTGGAAGCACCGATTACAAATCCAGCGCAAAAATGCGAGAgtatgggacgttgaataaaaatgTCGTCCCCTGA